One window of Desulfatirhabdium butyrativorans DSM 18734 genomic DNA carries:
- a CDS encoding glycogen synthase: MSQNRNPRILIVTPEVTYLPNRMGSLATCLTAKAGGLADVSAALITALFEQGADVHVAIPDYRSIFSDRLAPFLRKELHDLHSRMPQDRIHLAEDRAFYYLNRVYSDYAQDNIKVAIAFQREVINNIVGRVKPDLIHCNDWMTGLIPAMSRRMGIPCLFTVHNIHTMKCLLSVIEDRGIDAAYFWQHLYYENMAYDYESTRETNHVDFLASGIFASHFVNTVSPTFLMEIVEGRHNFVDKSIREELANKWQAGCAVGILNAPDPSFNPRFDTHLAKMYGPETFRKGKLANKKELQNKLGLIEDEHAPIFFWPSRLDTIQKGSQLLADILYAVIEKYWTVNLEVVFVANGEFQQHFRDIAKFHQIENRVAVCDFSESLEHLAYGAADFILMPSLFEPCGLPQMIAPIYGALPVAHDTGGIHDTIVHLDPQADTGNGFLFKYFDSQGLFWAIDQAMAFHALPDPIKARNIKRIMRQSVETFTHAATAKQYIDLYEKMLQRPLINPY, translated from the coding sequence ATGTCCCAAAACAGAAATCCGAGGATCCTGATTGTCACACCTGAAGTCACCTATCTGCCAAACCGGATGGGAAGCCTCGCCACCTGTTTGACAGCCAAGGCGGGAGGTCTGGCGGATGTTTCGGCCGCCCTGATCACGGCCCTCTTCGAGCAGGGCGCCGATGTGCATGTGGCGATACCGGATTATCGATCCATTTTCAGCGACAGGCTGGCCCCGTTTTTGCGCAAGGAGCTTCACGATCTGCATTCCCGAATGCCGCAGGACCGGATCCATCTGGCCGAAGACCGCGCCTTCTACTACCTGAACCGGGTCTACTCCGACTACGCGCAGGACAACATCAAGGTGGCCATCGCCTTTCAGCGGGAAGTCATCAACAACATCGTCGGCCGGGTGAAGCCCGATCTCATCCACTGCAACGACTGGATGACGGGTCTGATCCCTGCCATGTCCCGCCGCATGGGCATTCCCTGCCTGTTTACCGTGCACAACATCCATACCATGAAATGCCTGTTGTCCGTGATCGAAGATCGGGGCATCGATGCCGCCTATTTCTGGCAGCACCTGTACTATGAAAACATGGCCTACGATTATGAAAGTACCCGCGAAACAAACCATGTCGATTTTCTGGCAAGCGGCATTTTCGCCTCCCATTTCGTCAATACCGTCAGCCCCACCTTTTTGATGGAAATCGTTGAAGGCCGGCACAACTTCGTCGACAAATCCATTCGGGAGGAGCTGGCGAACAAATGGCAGGCCGGTTGCGCGGTCGGCATCCTGAACGCACCCGATCCCTCCTTCAACCCGAGGTTCGACACACATCTGGCTAAGATGTACGGCCCTGAAACGTTTCGCAAAGGAAAACTCGCCAACAAGAAGGAACTCCAGAACAAACTGGGGCTGATCGAGGATGAGCACGCACCGATCTTTTTCTGGCCTTCCCGACTCGACACCATCCAGAAGGGCTCCCAACTGCTGGCCGACATTCTGTATGCAGTCATCGAGAAGTACTGGACCGTGAACCTGGAAGTGGTCTTCGTGGCCAACGGCGAATTTCAGCAGCATTTCCGGGACATCGCCAAGTTTCACCAGATCGAAAACCGTGTGGCCGTGTGTGATTTTTCGGAGTCATTGGAGCACCTGGCCTATGGCGCGGCCGATTTCATTCTGATGCCGTCGCTGTTCGAGCCGTGCGGGCTGCCCCAGATGATTGCACCCATCTACGGCGCGCTGCCCGTTGCCCACGACACGGGTGGCATTCACGACACCATCGTTCATCTCGATCCGCAGGCCGATACCGGAAACGGCTTTCTGTTCAAATACTTCGATTCCCAGGGGCTTTTTTGGGCCATTGATCAGGCGATGGCCTTCCATGCACTGCCCGATCCCATCAAAGCCCGAAACATCAAGCGGATCATGCGCCAGAGTGTCGAAACCTTCACCCATGCGGCAACGGCCAAACAATATATCGATCTGTACGAAAAAATGCTCCAGCGGCCGCTGATCAACCCGTATT